The proteins below are encoded in one region of Puntigrus tetrazona isolate hp1 chromosome 5, ASM1883169v1, whole genome shotgun sequence:
- the LOC122344932 gene encoding P2Y purinoceptor 4-like isoform X2 translates to MNTSDSANASHEDTCPPEPQHISLAVFLCLFYLLGLLLNAFSMWVFTCRIHKWNCGAVLQFNLALSDAIITPLTPLMAAYFAMDSNWIFGDFACQLKIAVLSIHFNGSVIFLTLISVHRYVSVVHFNRSSFIKRKTFVKKLCAGIWCFLIICGIIYGWLLPVTIEENHGQCLTIHQTRLTDAYFIINFVIFFFWCILPLSISMFCYSRLASSVSRININSAQGQSVKNKSMRMIGICVFIFALCFLPLNVVRTIGVVVKKYHASQCRLMLQLQTAYYACYVLAGINCCLDPLIYFFGSRNFINAFRRSLKVVGVRSTVENKIESETVSQSLNKNVISTIS, encoded by the coding sequence ATGAACACCTCAGATTCAGCCAACGCGAGTCATGAGGACACATGTCCTCCTGAGCCTCAGCACATATCCCTGGCTGTGTTCCTCTGTCTGTTCTATCTGCTGGGCCTTCTGCTCAATGCATTCAGCATGTGGGTCTTCACCTGCCGCATTCACAAGTGGAACTGTGGAGCTGTTCTGCAGTTTAACCTGGCTCTATCTGACGCCATCATCACTCCACTCACCCCACTGATGGCAGCGTACTTTGCCATGGATAGCAACTGGATTTTCGGGGATTTCGCCTGCCAGCTGAAGATCGCCGTGCTCAGCATCCACTTTAATGGCAGCGTGATCTTCCTCACACTCATTAGCGTTCATCGTTATGTGTCCGTGGTTCACTTCAACCGCTCCTCGTTTATAAAAAGGAAGACATTCGTGAAGAAGCTGTGTGCTGGGATTTGGTGCTTTCTGATAATTTGTGGTATTATCTATGGATGGCTGCTTCCTGTAACCATTGAGGAAAACCATGGGCAGTGTCTTACTATTCATCAGACGAGGCTGACAGATGCttactttattattaactttgtgattttcttcttttggtGTATTTTACCCTTATCTATATCAATGTTTTGCTACAGTCGCCTGGCGAGCTCAGTGTCCCGCAttaacataaattctgctcagGGCCAATCGGTCAAGAATAAGTCTATGAGGATGATTGGGATATGTGTATTCATATTTGCCCTTTGCTTTCTTCCTCTCAATGTTGTTCGGACTATCGGAGTAGTTGTGAAAAAGTATCATGCTAGTCAATGTAGACTTATGTTGCAGTTGCAAACAGCTTATTACGCGTGCTATGTATTGGCAGGAATCAACTGCTGCTTGGACCCCCTCATCTACTTTTTTGGCTCACGTAATTTTATCAACGCATTCAGAAGATCTCTTAAGGTAGTGGGGGTCAGAAGTACTGTTGAAAACAAAATTGAATCGGAAACAGTAAGtcaaagtttaaataaaaatgtcatttctactATTTCCTAA
- the LOC122345932 gene encoding lysophosphatidic acid receptor 6: MPYRCLENYCLHHSDFSLDLKMNSTEFSSFSNNTSHVPCPIRSQNISISVLIFLTFLMGLLLNVFSLWVFTFRTPEWTSSTVLQFHLAISDVLMCPMGPFMATYYHTANWLFGSTLCKLKIALITFHIYSSILFLTLISIHRYVAVVRYNQDSCMNRKGFVQKICFGVWLLVLVKGSALAAVLDTSTVGNHTLCLSIHQGKYTDLYFIVNFTILIPGLLLAFTVSAICYTLLVRSMARLDTSHDSGQAIKSKSRKMVAVCLAIFVVCFTPMNAVRSVGLVIKKFFPHKSCLLLEVETAYYVSWILAGANCCLDPIIYCFSCQKFTKTFHIPFRKIGLRLKSC; this comes from the coding sequence atgAACAGTACAGAGTTCAGCTCCTTCTCTAACAACACCAGCCATGTCCCATGTCCCATAAGGTCCCAGAATATCTCAATTTCGGTGCTCATTTTTCTGACTTTCCTGATGGGACTCCTGCTTAATGTCTTCAGTCTGTGGGTGTTCACATTCAGGACACCAGAATGGACATCCAGCACTGTTCTTCAGTTTCATCTAGCCATCAGTGATGTCCTTATGTGTCCTATGGGACCTTTTATGGCAACATATTATCACACTGCTAACTGGCTTTTTGGGAGCACTCTCTGTAAGCTTAAAATAGCTTTAATAACCTTTCACATTTACAGCAGTATTCTGTTCCTGACTCTGATTAGCATTCACCGCTATGTGGCCGTGGTACGCTACAACCAAGACTCTTGCATGAATCGAAAAGGCTTTGTCCAGAAAATCTGCTTTGGAGTTTGGCTTCTTGTATTGGTTAAAGGAAGCGCTTTAGCGGCTGTTTTAGACACAAGCACGGTGGGCAATCACACTTTATGCCTCAGCATCCACCAAGGAAAATACACTGACTTGTATTTCATTGTAAACTTCACCATCCTCATTCCTGGATTGCTTCTAGCATTCACTGTTTCTGCGATCTGCTACACTCTTCTGGTGCGCTCGATGGCCCGTCTCGACACTAGCCACGACAGCGGACAAGCAATTAAGAGCAAATCCCGTAAAATGGTGGCTGTTTGTTTGGCtatttttgtagtttgtttCACGCCTATGAATGCGGTGCGCAGTGTGGGTCTCGTGATCAAGAAATTCTTTCCCCACAAAAGTTGTCTTCTTTTGGAAGTGGAAACTGCATACTATGTGTCGTGGATCTTGGCCGGAGCCAACTGCTGTCTCGATCCAATAATCTATTGTTTCAGCTGTcagaaattcacaaaaacatttcatatccCTTTTAGGAAAATAGGTCTGAGGCTTAAATCATGTTGA
- the LOC122344932 gene encoding P2Y purinoceptor 4-like isoform X1: MTCGKMNTSDSANASHEDTCPPEPQHISLAVFLCLFYLLGLLLNAFSMWVFTCRIHKWNCGAVLQFNLALSDAIITPLTPLMAAYFAMDSNWIFGDFACQLKIAVLSIHFNGSVIFLTLISVHRYVSVVHFNRSSFIKRKTFVKKLCAGIWCFLIICGIIYGWLLPVTIEENHGQCLTIHQTRLTDAYFIINFVIFFFWCILPLSISMFCYSRLASSVSRININSAQGQSVKNKSMRMIGICVFIFALCFLPLNVVRTIGVVVKKYHASQCRLMLQLQTAYYACYVLAGINCCLDPLIYFFGSRNFINAFRRSLKVVGVRSTVENKIESETVSQSLNKNVISTIS; the protein is encoded by the exons ATGACCTG TGGAAAGATGAACACCTCAGATTCAGCCAACGCGAGTCATGAGGACACATGTCCTCCTGAGCCTCAGCACATATCCCTGGCTGTGTTCCTCTGTCTGTTCTATCTGCTGGGCCTTCTGCTCAATGCATTCAGCATGTGGGTCTTCACCTGCCGCATTCACAAGTGGAACTGTGGAGCTGTTCTGCAGTTTAACCTGGCTCTATCTGACGCCATCATCACTCCACTCACCCCACTGATGGCAGCGTACTTTGCCATGGATAGCAACTGGATTTTCGGGGATTTCGCCTGCCAGCTGAAGATCGCCGTGCTCAGCATCCACTTTAATGGCAGCGTGATCTTCCTCACACTCATTAGCGTTCATCGTTATGTGTCCGTGGTTCACTTCAACCGCTCCTCGTTTATAAAAAGGAAGACATTCGTGAAGAAGCTGTGTGCTGGGATTTGGTGCTTTCTGATAATTTGTGGTATTATCTATGGATGGCTGCTTCCTGTAACCATTGAGGAAAACCATGGGCAGTGTCTTACTATTCATCAGACGAGGCTGACAGATGCttactttattattaactttgtgattttcttcttttggtGTATTTTACCCTTATCTATATCAATGTTTTGCTACAGTCGCCTGGCGAGCTCAGTGTCCCGCAttaacataaattctgctcagGGCCAATCGGTCAAGAATAAGTCTATGAGGATGATTGGGATATGTGTATTCATATTTGCCCTTTGCTTTCTTCCTCTCAATGTTGTTCGGACTATCGGAGTAGTTGTGAAAAAGTATCATGCTAGTCAATGTAGACTTATGTTGCAGTTGCAAACAGCTTATTACGCGTGCTATGTATTGGCAGGAATCAACTGCTGCTTGGACCCCCTCATCTACTTTTTTGGCTCACGTAATTTTATCAACGCATTCAGAAGATCTCTTAAGGTAGTGGGGGTCAGAAGTACTGTTGAAAACAAAATTGAATCGGAAACAGTAAGtcaaagtttaaataaaaatgtcatttctactATTTCCTAA